A genomic segment from Dermatobacter hominis encodes:
- a CDS encoding DUF305 domain-containing protein encodes MADRTPTDVAVSDDAVPDDAVPIRMMTDDDLARLDAAGEPGAGGDGPGPGDGEGTDDEGHRSGPSVVVLVGLVAVLALLVGIGGVLVYQRSTTPGADSVDVGFMQDMTTHHQQAVEMANIVAENGSDPDVRAFAREILTFQQYEVGYMEALLEDLGQWPFPSDRTAMEWMGMSSTPEQMPGMQPEAEVEELQDARGAEVEALFIPMMIDHHKGGIHMAEYAAEHASDPRVRSLAERIVMQQSGEIADFERAAERLGVPLD; translated from the coding sequence GTGGCCGATCGCACCCCGACCGACGTCGCCGTCAGCGATGACGCCGTGCCCGACGACGCGGTCCCCATCCGGATGATGACCGACGACGACCTGGCCCGCCTCGACGCGGCCGGCGAGCCGGGCGCCGGCGGCGACGGTCCCGGTCCGGGCGACGGCGAGGGGACCGACGACGAGGGCCACCGCTCCGGCCCCTCGGTGGTCGTGCTCGTGGGCCTCGTCGCGGTGCTGGCGCTGCTCGTCGGCATCGGCGGCGTGCTCGTCTACCAGCGGTCCACCACGCCGGGCGCCGACTCGGTCGACGTCGGCTTCATGCAGGACATGACCACCCACCACCAGCAGGCCGTCGAGATGGCGAACATCGTCGCCGAGAACGGGTCCGACCCCGACGTGCGGGCCTTCGCGCGGGAGATCCTGACGTTCCAGCAGTACGAGGTCGGCTACATGGAGGCCCTGCTCGAGGACTTGGGCCAGTGGCCCTTCCCCTCGGACCGCACCGCCATGGAGTGGATGGGCATGTCGTCGACCCCCGAGCAGATGCCCGGGATGCAACCGGAGGCCGAGGTCGAGGAGCTGCAGGACGCGAGGGGCGCCGAGGTCGAGGCGCTGTTCATCCCGATGATGATCGACCACCACAAGGGCGGCATCCACATGGCCGAGTACGCCGCCGAGCACGCCTCGGACCCGCGGGTCAGGTCGCTCGCCGAGCGGATCGTCATGCAGCAGTCGGGCGAGATCGCCGACTTCGAGCGGG
- a CDS encoding DUF4230 domain-containing protein: MARSNGNSGGRAGLGILATASLVLIALGLLALVVVGLLNVWDPFGTTTVDRSGPAVLQRIRTLEEFTAAEATFTQDVDLENDSFLPGFIKGERVTAIVTGSVRATVDFGELGPNSIKVSDDGKSIQITLPDPQLSDPDIDEGSARVVSRDRGIVDRIEDVFSGNPTDDTPVYKEAEKKLDAAAQQSDVLDQARTNTEQWLRTFLGAAGFEKVEINWAESPS; encoded by the coding sequence ATGGCACGGAGCAACGGCAACTCGGGCGGCAGGGCCGGTCTCGGCATCCTCGCGACGGCGTCGCTGGTGCTCATCGCGCTCGGGCTGCTGGCGCTCGTCGTCGTCGGCCTCCTCAACGTCTGGGACCCGTTCGGCACGACCACGGTCGACCGCTCCGGCCCGGCGGTGCTGCAGCGCATCCGCACGCTCGAGGAGTTCACCGCCGCCGAGGCGACCTTCACCCAGGACGTCGACCTCGAGAACGACTCCTTCCTCCCCGGCTTCATCAAGGGCGAGCGCGTCACGGCGATCGTCACCGGCTCGGTCCGGGCCACCGTCGACTTCGGCGAGCTCGGTCCGAACTCGATCAAGGTCTCCGACGACGGGAAGAGCATCCAGATCACCCTCCCCGATCCGCAGCTGTCGGACCCCGACATCGACGAGGGCAGCGCCCGGGTCGTGTCCCGCGACCGCGGCATCGTCGACCGGATCGAGGACGTCTTCTCCGGCAACCCGACCGACGACACGCCGGTCTACAAGGAGGCCGAGAAGAAGCTCGACGCCGCGGCGCAGCAGTCCGACGTCCTCGACCAGGCCCGTACGAACACGGAGCAGTGGCTGCGCACCTTCCTCGGCGCCGCCGGCTTCGAGAAGGTCGAGATCAACTGGGCCGAGTCGCCGAGCTGA
- a CDS encoding ABC transporter ATP-binding protein, whose product MDAPPPFTGQAPAAPAAAPIAAPTATIGWAAQVIGATKVYGSGEAEVRALDGVTVGFEHGRFTAIMGPSGSGKSTLMQCAAGLDRLTSGQAIIGDVDITRLTEKELTLLRRDKIGFIFQQFNLLPTLNARENITFPLDLAGRKPDPAWMDQVVATVGLGDRLDHKPSELSGGQQQRVAVARALVERPEIIFADEPTGNLDSRSSAEILTFMSRAVAEQGQTVVMVTHDPIAATYASRILFLADGRIVDELLQPTREAILARMGGLGL is encoded by the coding sequence ATGGACGCACCCCCTCCCTTCACGGGTCAGGCTCCGGCCGCGCCCGCCGCCGCACCGATCGCCGCTCCCACCGCCACGATCGGCTGGGCCGCCCAGGTGATCGGCGCCACCAAGGTCTACGGCTCGGGCGAGGCGGAGGTGCGGGCGCTCGACGGCGTCACGGTCGGCTTCGAGCACGGCCGGTTCACCGCGATCATGGGTCCGTCGGGCTCGGGCAAGTCCACGCTCATGCAGTGCGCAGCCGGCCTCGACCGGCTGACCTCGGGCCAGGCGATCATCGGCGACGTCGACATCACGCGCCTGACCGAGAAGGAGCTCACGCTCCTGCGGCGGGACAAGATCGGCTTCATCTTCCAGCAGTTCAACTTGCTGCCCACGCTGAACGCCCGCGAGAACATCACGTTCCCGCTCGACCTCGCCGGCCGGAAGCCCGACCCGGCCTGGATGGACCAGGTGGTGGCGACCGTCGGCCTCGGCGACCGGCTCGACCACAAGCCGTCGGAGCTCTCGGGTGGCCAGCAGCAGCGCGTGGCGGTCGCCCGGGCACTGGTGGAGCGGCCTGAGATCATCTTCGCCGACGAGCCGACCGGCAACCTCGACTCGCGGTCGTCCGCCGAGATCCTGACCTTCATGTCCCGCGCGGTCGCCGAGCAGGGCCAGACCGTCGTGATGGTCACGCACGACCCGATCGCGGCCACCTACGCAAGCCGGATCCTGTTCCTGGCCGACGGCCGGATCGTCGACGAGCTGCTGCAGCCCACGCGCGAGGCCATCCTGGCCCGCATGGGCGGCCTCGGCCTCTGA
- a CDS encoding ABC transporter permease, whose protein sequence is MLRYALTNLRANVTRLIATALAVIIGIGFLAAGLMLTDAMKDALVGNVDRQYADVDLVVTPPADVSGAASSVPVDVLDQVRAVDGVAGAAGELTGPVNLLDRSDEVVTSRTSGRAWIDVERLNPLTIDEGDAPDGAGQVVVDRGTASDQDLRIGSKVRLSTPAGPDEFEVVGISSFDGQDSVDDGGTFSFDPSTAQDVLAHESPGWNDVLIATDDGATDRVRTALRDELPGSLKVETGGAFREDQREQNAGLVDLLRPLLQGFAYLALFVAAFVIFNTFSVVVTQRFRELALIRAVGGTPAQVRRSLLLEGAVVGFVASAIGIVFGAALSFGIQAVLGAFDVKLPGAGVAVRPWTIVLCLVAGTVVTVVSVFVPAFRAGRTKPVEAMRDAAVDHSGTSKARAVIGGTCLVLSIALLLAVRVGGVTEWLLLPGALLLFVGLVVGGPLVARLFAAVLRAPARHAGLTARLAVDNTARNPKRTATTANALVIGLFLVTLVTVSGDALKQFTVEQIDKLSSSDFIVASGASGIAPDLVEQIQQTKGVADAAPVRQAVTVDPQGRIVILSGTDVDLLGRSTGLEVQQGSLEEIADGSGAGVVALPGGSGGDAGPGSDAELAEVPTRIGQSFGVVAPDGTDVEVPVVATLEPKLDTLLLGTLVSEERFTELTGDHPVTQVFVRADDDQVDAVGVRLNELVVGHAGTEVVPGNFLGQIVSQVFDFLINTVNALLGMSVVIALVGIVNTLTLSIIERRRELGMVRSLGMTRQQVGRMVRMEAVLIGVLGTVIGVGAGLLLGWVVIGSLSADIDLNVNWARIGLIALVGVLAGVLASILPARRATRVEMVEAMKST, encoded by the coding sequence GTGCTCCGCTACGCGCTCACGAACCTGCGGGCGAACGTCACCCGCCTGATCGCCACCGCCCTCGCGGTGATCATCGGCATCGGCTTCCTGGCCGCCGGCCTGATGCTGACCGACGCCATGAAGGACGCGCTGGTCGGCAACGTCGACCGGCAGTACGCCGACGTCGACCTGGTGGTCACGCCGCCGGCCGACGTCAGCGGCGCGGCCAGCTCCGTGCCGGTCGACGTCCTGGACCAGGTGCGCGCCGTCGACGGCGTGGCCGGCGCCGCCGGCGAGCTCACCGGCCCGGTCAACCTGCTCGACCGCTCCGACGAGGTCGTCACGTCCCGCACGAGCGGTCGGGCCTGGATCGACGTCGAGCGGCTGAACCCCCTGACGATCGACGAGGGCGACGCACCCGACGGGGCCGGCCAGGTGGTCGTCGACCGCGGCACCGCCTCGGACCAGGACCTGCGGATCGGGTCGAAGGTCCGCCTCAGCACGCCGGCCGGCCCCGACGAGTTCGAGGTCGTCGGGATCTCCAGCTTCGACGGACAGGACTCGGTCGACGACGGCGGGACCTTCTCGTTCGACCCCTCGACCGCGCAGGACGTGCTCGCCCACGAGAGCCCGGGGTGGAACGACGTCCTGATCGCCACCGACGACGGGGCGACCGATCGCGTCCGGACGGCCCTGCGCGACGAGCTGCCCGGCTCCCTGAAGGTGGAGACCGGAGGTGCCTTTCGGGAGGACCAGCGGGAGCAGAACGCCGGGCTCGTGGACCTGCTCCGACCGCTGCTGCAGGGCTTCGCCTACCTGGCGCTGTTCGTCGCCGCGTTCGTGATCTTCAACACGTTCTCGGTCGTCGTGACCCAGCGCTTCCGGGAGCTCGCGCTCATCCGCGCCGTGGGCGGCACGCCGGCCCAGGTCCGACGGTCGCTCCTGCTCGAGGGTGCGGTGGTCGGCTTCGTCGCCAGCGCGATCGGCATCGTGTTCGGCGCCGCGCTGTCGTTCGGCATCCAGGCCGTGCTCGGCGCGTTCGACGTCAAGCTGCCCGGTGCCGGGGTCGCGGTGCGGCCGTGGACGATCGTCCTCTGCCTGGTCGCGGGCACGGTGGTCACCGTCGTGTCGGTGTTCGTGCCCGCCTTCCGGGCCGGGCGCACCAAGCCGGTCGAAGCCATGCGCGACGCCGCGGTCGACCACTCGGGCACCTCCAAGGCCCGCGCCGTGATCGGCGGCACCTGTCTGGTGTTGTCGATCGCGCTGCTGCTCGCGGTGCGGGTCGGCGGCGTGACCGAGTGGCTCCTCCTCCCCGGGGCCCTCCTGCTGTTCGTCGGGCTGGTGGTCGGCGGACCGCTGGTCGCCCGGCTCTTCGCCGCGGTCCTGCGGGCCCCGGCCCGTCACGCCGGCCTGACCGCCCGGCTGGCGGTCGACAACACGGCCCGCAACCCCAAGCGCACGGCGACCACGGCCAACGCGCTGGTCATCGGCCTGTTCCTGGTCACGCTGGTGACCGTGTCGGGCGACGCGCTCAAGCAGTTCACGGTGGAGCAGATCGACAAGCTGTCGTCGTCGGACTTCATCGTCGCCTCGGGCGCGAGCGGGATCGCCCCCGACCTGGTCGAGCAGATCCAGCAGACGAAGGGCGTGGCCGACGCCGCGCCGGTGCGCCAGGCCGTCACGGTCGACCCGCAGGGCCGGATCGTGATCCTGTCGGGCACCGACGTCGACCTGCTCGGCCGCTCGACCGGGCTCGAGGTGCAGCAGGGCTCGCTCGAGGAGATCGCGGACGGGTCGGGCGCCGGCGTGGTCGCGCTGCCGGGCGGGAGCGGCGGCGACGCCGGGCCGGGCAGCGACGCGGAGCTGGCGGAGGTGCCGACACGGATCGGACAGTCCTTCGGCGTCGTCGCCCCCGATGGCACCGACGTGGAGGTGCCCGTCGTCGCCACGCTCGAGCCCAAGCTCGACACCCTGCTGCTCGGCACGCTCGTGTCCGAGGAGCGCTTCACGGAGCTCACGGGCGACCACCCCGTCACGCAGGTGTTCGTCCGGGCCGACGACGACCAGGTCGACGCGGTCGGCGTGCGACTCAACGAGCTGGTCGTCGGCCACGCCGGCACCGAGGTGGTGCCCGGCAACTTCCTGGGCCAGATCGTGTCGCAGGTCTTCGACTTCCTCATCAACACGGTCAACGCCCTGCTCGGCATGAGCGTCGTCATCGCCCTCGTCGGCATCGTGAACACGCTGACGCTGTCGATCATCGAGCGGCGGCGCGAGCTGGGCATGGTCCGGTCGCTCGGCATGACCCGCCAGCAGGTGGGCCGGATGGTGCGCATGGAGGCCGTGCTGATCGGCGTGCTCGGCACGGTCATCGGGGTGGGCGCCGGCCTGCTGCTCGGCTGGGTCGTCATCGGCAGCCTCAGCGCCGACATCGACCTCAACGTCAACTGGGCCCGCATCGGCCTGATCGCGCTCGTCGGCGTGCTCGCCGGCGTGCTGGCCTCGATCCTCCCCGCCCGGCGCGCGACCCGCGTGGAGATGGTCGAGGCCATGAAGTCGACCTGA
- a CDS encoding flavin monoamine oxidase family protein — MSSGSVIVVGAGLAGLSAARVLAGAGVDVTVVEARDRVGGRTERGHTADGTPIELGGQWIGPTQNRMYELVAELGLETFPTYNTGELLMQLAGKQTRVASHRGATPRLNPFTLADLAQGLARFDRLAGRVDLDRPWEGPNALELDGQTFETWIRRTLRTPLGREYFRVATEAVFSIQSSDLSALHALFYARSGSGLETLLSTDRGAQQDRVVGGTWRISELMADQLGDRVRLGSPVRRIEHGTGPGGTGVTVRTTAPDGTDGEVLSADRVIVTLPPTLAGRIDYAPALPSWRDQLTQRLPAGSVIKVYAVYDEPFWRADGLNGQAASDEGPVKVTFDNTPPGGTPGILVGFMEGNDGRAHARRTLDERRDAVVSCYARYFGPKALHPIEYLERDWMAEPYSRGCYGAHFTPGVWTGFGHALRTPIGPIHWAGAECAPVWNGYMEGAVRSGESTAREVLALL; from the coding sequence ATGAGCAGCGGCAGCGTCATCGTCGTCGGAGCCGGCCTCGCCGGGCTGTCCGCGGCCCGGGTCCTGGCCGGTGCGGGGGTCGACGTGACCGTCGTCGAGGCTCGCGACCGCGTGGGCGGCCGCACCGAGCGGGGCCACACCGCCGACGGCACGCCGATCGAGCTGGGCGGGCAGTGGATCGGGCCCACGCAGAACCGCATGTACGAGCTGGTCGCCGAGCTCGGCCTCGAGACCTTCCCGACCTACAACACCGGCGAGCTGCTCATGCAGCTCGCCGGGAAGCAGACCCGCGTCGCGTCGCACCGCGGCGCCACGCCCCGGCTCAACCCGTTCACGCTGGCCGACCTGGCCCAGGGCCTCGCCCGCTTCGACCGCCTCGCCGGCCGGGTCGACCTCGATCGCCCCTGGGAGGGGCCGAACGCGCTCGAGCTCGACGGCCAGACCTTCGAGACCTGGATCCGCCGCACCCTCCGCACGCCGCTGGGGCGCGAGTACTTCCGCGTCGCGACCGAGGCCGTGTTCTCGATCCAGTCGAGCGACCTCTCGGCGCTGCACGCCCTCTTCTACGCACGCTCGGGCTCGGGGCTGGAGACGCTGCTGTCGACCGACCGCGGCGCCCAGCAGGACCGCGTCGTCGGCGGCACCTGGCGGATCAGCGAGCTCATGGCGGACCAGCTCGGCGACCGCGTGCGGCTCGGGTCACCGGTGCGACGGATCGAGCACGGCACCGGCCCGGGCGGCACCGGCGTCACGGTCCGCACCACGGCCCCCGACGGCACCGACGGCGAGGTGCTGTCGGCCGATCGCGTGATCGTGACGCTGCCGCCGACGCTCGCCGGTCGCATCGACTACGCCCCGGCGCTGCCGAGCTGGCGCGACCAGCTGACCCAGCGCCTGCCCGCCGGCAGCGTCATCAAGGTCTACGCCGTCTACGACGAGCCGTTCTGGCGGGCCGACGGCCTCAACGGCCAGGCCGCGTCCGACGAGGGCCCGGTCAAGGTCACGTTCGACAACACGCCGCCCGGGGGCACCCCCGGCATCCTCGTCGGGTTCATGGAGGGCAACGACGGGCGCGCCCACGCCCGGCGGACGCTCGACGAGCGGCGGGACGCGGTCGTGTCGTGCTACGCCCGCTACTTCGGCCCCAAGGCGCTGCACCCGATCGAGTACCTCGAGCGGGACTGGATGGCCGAGCCGTACAGCCGCGGCTGCTACGGCGCCCACTTCACCCCCGGCGTGTGGACCGGCTTCGGCCATGCGCTGCGCACGCCGATCGGTCCGATCCACTGGGCCGGCGCCGAGTGCGCCCCCGTCTGGAACGGCTACATGGAGGGTGCCGTGCGCTCCGGCGAGTCCACCGCCCGCGAGGTCCTCGCGCTCCTCTGA
- a CDS encoding MFS transporter, giving the protein MSAPTPSPRAPGDAADPSVPLLPVLVGASSLGAGVGVIFPLLAEFQDRYGFSAEGLGVLSAATFIAALVSGLFLAGLADRGHARLLMVGGVALSAAGLLWFAAGTELWQFTGARLLEGLGYGVFLPAARKVVTVGDPGQAGQRLGRLTSAELGGFLAGPVIGSALSEAVGLWAPLVLIGLVQVGLAVWITTVRLPALPVDTARSSALGSFRMLRRGSVAGAALLSLTIFLPVGIYDALWSRYLTDQGATTLFIGIGLSLYSLPIVLLAPAGGRLADRIGPVRATAYGICLIIPTTIAYGLLSAPLLITAVGLLEALPQSVATPAVQTAMLRACRPEEVAAGQGLAHAVNQVGAGTAALVGPIVYEAAGATVLFSCVAATMLGLFLLGLALHRRGGGDAIAELA; this is encoded by the coding sequence ATGAGCGCCCCGACCCCGTCCCCGCGCGCGCCCGGTGACGCCGCCGACCCGTCGGTGCCGCTGCTGCCGGTGCTCGTCGGCGCGTCGTCGCTCGGCGCCGGGGTCGGCGTCATCTTCCCGCTGCTCGCGGAGTTCCAGGACCGCTACGGGTTCTCCGCCGAGGGCCTCGGCGTCCTCAGCGCGGCGACGTTCATCGCCGCGCTCGTGTCGGGACTGTTCCTCGCCGGTCTGGCCGACCGTGGCCACGCCCGCCTCCTGATGGTGGGCGGCGTCGCCCTGTCGGCCGCGGGCCTCCTGTGGTTCGCGGCCGGCACCGAGCTGTGGCAGTTCACCGGCGCCCGGCTCCTGGAGGGCCTCGGCTACGGGGTGTTCCTCCCCGCGGCGCGCAAGGTGGTGACCGTCGGGGATCCCGGCCAGGCGGGCCAGCGGCTCGGGCGCCTGACGAGCGCCGAGCTCGGCGGCTTCCTGGCCGGCCCGGTCATCGGCTCCGCGCTGAGTGAGGCGGTCGGCCTGTGGGCGCCGCTGGTGCTGATCGGGCTGGTGCAGGTCGGGCTGGCCGTGTGGATCACGACCGTGCGGCTGCCCGCGCTGCCGGTCGACACCGCCCGCTCCTCGGCCCTGGGGTCCTTCCGGATGCTGCGGCGCGGGTCGGTCGCCGGTGCGGCGCTGCTGTCGCTCACGATCTTCCTGCCGGTCGGCATCTACGACGCCCTCTGGTCCCGCTACCTCACCGACCAGGGCGCCACGACGCTGTTCATCGGCATCGGGCTGTCGCTGTACTCGCTGCCGATCGTGCTGCTCGCCCCGGCGGGCGGCCGCCTGGCCGACCGGATCGGTCCGGTCCGGGCCACGGCGTACGGCATCTGCCTCATCATCCCGACGACGATCGCGTACGGGCTGCTGTCGGCCCCGCTGCTGATCACCGCGGTCGGGCTGCTCGAGGCCCTCCCGCAGTCGGTCGCCACGCCGGCGGTGCAGACCGCCATGCTCCGGGCCTGCCGCCCCGAGGAGGTGGCCGCGGGCCAGGGCCTGGCCCACGCCGTCAACCAGGTCGGAGCCGGCACCGCAGCCCTGGTCGGGCCGATCGTCTACGAGGCCGCAGGGGCCACCGTGCTGTTCTCGTGCGTGGCCGCGACCATGCTCGGCCTGTTCCTGCTCGGGCTCGCGCTGCACCGCCGGGGCGGTGGCGACGCGATCGCCGAGCTCGCCTGA
- a CDS encoding agmatine deiminase family protein codes for MSVRVPPEWEPHERTIVCWPARDDLWGGLRDRAVEDHAEIVAAVARFEPVTVVAHPRHAEEARARCDAALGGGAHAVEVVEIPIDDSWARDSGPLHARRPDGGLVVSGITFDGWGRKFEPFDQDALLGRRWAERSGLPFVDVQARTPDGEVRPFVLEGGSVTVDGAGTVVTTEQCLLHPNRNPELTRAGIEAALGAALGATTVVWLPFGLVLDHDTDGHVDNVAAFVGPGVVLAQGCDDPSEPDHDRLAIDVRCLRGAPDARGEPIEVVEVPVLPFTEVAGTRVAVPYLNLYLCNGGALVPVCGHPADDEVLALIGEQLPGRQVVAVPGAVLAHGGGGPHCITQQVPAATAPGGPPTGAVTPGREGGGA; via the coding sequence ATGAGCGTGCGAGTGCCCCCCGAGTGGGAGCCCCACGAGCGGACGATCGTCTGCTGGCCGGCCCGCGACGACCTGTGGGGCGGGCTGCGGGACCGGGCCGTCGAGGACCACGCCGAGATCGTCGCCGCGGTCGCCCGCTTCGAGCCGGTGACGGTCGTCGCGCACCCTCGCCACGCGGAGGAGGCCCGGGCGCGCTGCGACGCGGCGCTCGGCGGCGGGGCGCACGCCGTCGAGGTCGTCGAGATCCCGATCGACGACTCGTGGGCCCGCGACTCGGGCCCGCTGCACGCCCGTCGTCCCGACGGGGGCCTCGTGGTCTCGGGGATCACGTTCGACGGCTGGGGCCGGAAGTTCGAGCCGTTCGACCAGGACGCGCTCCTCGGTCGCCGTTGGGCGGAGCGGTCCGGCCTCCCGTTCGTCGACGTGCAGGCGCGGACGCCCGACGGCGAGGTGCGCCCGTTCGTGCTCGAGGGCGGCTCGGTGACCGTCGACGGGGCCGGCACCGTCGTCACGACCGAGCAGTGCCTGCTCCACCCGAACCGCAACCCCGAGCTCACCCGCGCGGGGATCGAGGCGGCGCTCGGTGCTGCGCTCGGGGCGACGACTGTCGTGTGGCTCCCGTTCGGGCTCGTGCTCGACCACGACACCGACGGCCACGTGGACAACGTCGCCGCGTTCGTCGGACCCGGGGTGGTGCTGGCCCAGGGGTGCGACGACCCGTCGGAGCCCGACCACGACCGGTTGGCGATCGACGTCCGCTGCCTCCGCGGCGCCCCCGACGCTCGGGGCGAGCCGATCGAGGTGGTCGAGGTGCCGGTGCTGCCCTTCACCGAGGTCGCCGGGACCCGCGTCGCCGTGCCCTACCTGAACCTGTACCTCTGCAACGGCGGGGCCCTGGTCCCGGTCTGCGGGCACCCGGCGGACGACGAGGTGCTGGCGCTGATCGGCGAGCAGCTCCCCGGGCGCCAGGTCGTCGCGGTGCCCGGCGCCGTGCTCGCCCACGGCGGTGGCGGTCCGCACTGCATCACCCAGCAGGTGCCCGCCGCGACGGCCCCGGGCGGCCCGCCGACCGGCGCTGTCACACCCGGGCGCGAAGGTGGTGGCGCATGA
- a CDS encoding nitrilase-related carbon-nitrogen hydrolase, with protein MRLITADHVPDSPARTRPPERAPWRVAAVQHRWHADAEQHAEALADGVATAAGAGAHLVCLQELTLSPYFAALADGPEGLALDGRPVAPEDLRSGPTRALAERLAVAHGVFVSASLWEADPAIAPRGWNTQVCVGPDGALVAATRKVHIPVTEGYREDLYFPPGAPDAVDGDLFPVADLSGAAVGFPTCWDQWFPELARAYSLGGAEVLVYPTAIGSEPDHPGFDTQPLWQQVIVGNGIANGTFMVAVNRVGTEQVSDAAPRIEFYGSSFISDPYGRVLVQAPRHEPAVIVADLDLDARRDWLELFPFLTTRRPEAYGVLTSGRWGAANAGSTERGT; from the coding sequence ATGAGGCTGATCACGGCCGACCACGTCCCCGACTCCCCCGCCCGCACCCGTCCCCCGGAGCGGGCGCCCTGGCGCGTCGCCGCGGTCCAGCACCGCTGGCACGCCGACGCCGAGCAGCACGCCGAGGCGCTGGCCGACGGCGTCGCCACCGCCGCCGGGGCCGGCGCCCACCTCGTGTGCCTGCAGGAGCTCACGCTCTCGCCGTACTTCGCCGCCCTGGCCGACGGGCCCGAGGGCCTCGCGCTCGACGGCCGGCCCGTCGCCCCCGAGGACCTGCGCTCCGGCCCCACCCGGGCGCTGGCCGAGCGGCTCGCCGTCGCCCACGGCGTCTTCGTGTCGGCCTCGCTGTGGGAGGCCGACCCGGCGATCGCGCCCAGGGGCTGGAACACCCAGGTGTGCGTGGGCCCCGACGGTGCGCTGGTCGCCGCCACGCGCAAGGTCCACATCCCGGTCACCGAGGGCTACCGGGAGGACCTCTACTTCCCGCCCGGGGCGCCCGACGCCGTCGACGGCGACCTGTTCCCCGTCGCCGACCTCTCGGGTGCCGCCGTCGGGTTCCCGACCTGCTGGGACCAGTGGTTCCCCGAGCTGGCGCGGGCCTACTCGCTCGGCGGGGCCGAGGTGCTGGTGTACCCGACCGCGATCGGGAGCGAGCCCGACCACCCCGGGTTCGACACGCAGCCGCTGTGGCAGCAGGTCATCGTCGGCAACGGCATCGCCAACGGCACGTTCATGGTGGCGGTCAACCGTGTCGGCACCGAGCAGGTGTCCGACGCGGCGCCGCGGATCGAGTTCTACGGGTCGTCGTTCATCAGCGACCCGTACGGGAGGGTGCTCGTCCAGGCACCCCGACACGAGCCGGCGGTCATCGTCGCCGACCTCGACCTGGACGCCCGGCGGGACTGGTTGGAGCTGTTCCCCTTCCTGACGACGCGACGACCCGAGGCGTACGGGGTCCTCACGTCGGGTAGGTGGGGTGCCGCGAACGCGGGGAGCACAGAGAGAGGGACCTGA